Proteins from one Gossypium raimondii isolate GPD5lz chromosome 8, ASM2569854v1, whole genome shotgun sequence genomic window:
- the LOC105792788 gene encoding uncharacterized protein LOC105792788 isoform X1: MAKQCKYSCDTAAETLEWIKAIADFIKPFSFLINAHVVNFFKDRLWEAVDEDWLQCLSNESVESLLLIPSGIVQDHWPTSLKEFILTLKSLVYPREQADLKKVFPNFQPTSLNSVLAQGMNLKKKHEVEVLSDIVSSVASAVRADAVIDVGAGQGYLAQVLAFEHQLSVVAIDACSHHGKVTNARAERIKKHYMAQMRKFGSGNQRLNVPQTITCNIMSLETLKSLTTMSSHKGDVEQPKSIEQDLELGLAGRGSSLVLAGLHACGDLSVTMLKTLLECEEVRAVISIGCCYNLLSEEGFANARIQYGFPMSCGVKSVNLSLGKSSRDLACQSAERWKSLGKDAGLHNFELHAFRAAFQMVLHKYFPEVGISPSIGRQGKALRRKQQRKIIKSELQAEESTYSDLPQMACNMEEACSVTHSGESEAGNTSGVRSDVDALFTKMSLHTGSTCETTMSTYKYSLFEKFCQSGLCRLGLKPSDDINFLGIWKEVEPYVSLIGIYWSLRAAFGPLLETLILLDRLLFLQEQGDVLESVMLPIFDPAISPRNVAIIAKKPDAGISSHHSSR; the protein is encoded by the exons ATGGCGAAGCAGTGCAAGTATTCATGCGATACTGCAGCTGAAACCTTGGAATGGATTAAAGCCATTGCTGATTTCATTAAACCTTTCTCTTTCTTAATCAATGCTCACGTTGTCAATTTCTTCAAG GATAGGCTATGGGAAGCTGTTGATGAAGACTGGCTTCAATGTCTTAGTAATGAATCTGTTGAAAGTCTTCTCCTTATTCCTTCTGGAATTGTCCAG GATCATTGGCCTACTTCGCTTAAGGAGTTCATTCTTACTTTGAAATCTCTTGTTTATCCTCGCGAACAAGCGGACTTGAAAAAG GTATTTCCCAACTTTCAGCCAACATCACTGAATAGCGTTCTTGCTCAAGGGATGAACTTAAAGAAGAAACATGAG GTGGAAGTTCTTTCTGATATTGTTAGTTCTGTTGCGAGTGCTGTGAGAGCTGATGCAGTAATAGATGTTGGTGCTGGTCAG GGTTATCTTGCACAAGTCCTTGCCTTCGAGCACCAGCTTTCTGTAGTTGCGATAGATGCATGTTCCCATCATGGAAAGGTTACAAATGCACGTGCAGAGCGAATCAAGAAACATTACATGGCTCAGATGCGGAAATTTGG ATCAGGAAACCAGAGATTAAATGTGCCTCAAACAATTACATGTAACATAATGTCCCTAGAAACATTGAAATCCTTGACCACCATGTCGTCGCATAAAGGTGATGTTGAGCAGCCAAAATCGATTGAGCAAGATCTTGAACTTGGTTTGGCAGGCAGAGGGAGTTCCTTGGTTCTGGCTGGCCTTCATGCTTGTGGAGATCTCTCAGTAACAATGCTCAA GACCCTTTTAGAGTGTGAAGAAGTTAGAGCAGTTATTAGCATTGGCTGTTGCTACAACTTACTATCTGAAGAAGGGTTTGCAAATGCTCGAATTCAATATGGTTTTCCAATGAGTTGTGGTGTAAAAAGTGTTAACTTATCTCTTGGAAAAAGTTCTCGCGATCTTGCTTGTCAG AGTGCTGAAAGGTGGAAAAGTTTAGGAAAGGATGCCGGTCTCCACAATTTTGAGCTGCATGCTTTCCGTGCTGCTTTTCAAATG GTTTTGCATAaatatttccctgaagttggaATAAGTCCTTCAATTGGGCGCCAAGGGAAGGCTTTGCGCCGTAAGCAGCAAAGGAAGATAATTAAGTCTGAACTGCAAGCTGAAGAAAGTACTTATTCTGATCTGCCTCAGATGGCTTGTAATATGGAAGAGGCTTGCTCTGTCACACACAGTGGGGAATCTGAAGCAG GTAACACTTCAGGCGTAAGGTCGGATGTGGATGCCCTATTCACTAAAATGTCCTTGCATACTGGTAGTACATGTGAAACGACTATGTCTACCTATAAGTATTCACTTTTCGAGAAATTTTGCCAGTCTGGATTATGTCGTCTCGGGCTTAAGCCTTCCGACGATATAAATTTCCTTGGCATTTGGAAGGAAGTTGAACCCTATGTC AGCCTTATTGGGATTTACTGGTCACTTCGTGCTGCTTTCGGGCCTCTCTTGGAAACTCTTATTCTTCTGGATAGATTATTGTTTCTCCAGGAACAAGGTGATGTGTTAGAATCAGTAATGTTACCTATTTTCGATCCAGCAATATCCCCGAGGAACGTTGCCATAATCGCCAAAAAGCCAGATGCAGGCATATCATCACATCATAGTTCAAGATAA
- the LOC105792788 gene encoding uncharacterized protein LOC105792788 isoform X4: MAKQCKYSCDTAAETLEWIKAIADFIKPFSFLINAHVVNFFKDRLWEAVDEDWLQCLSNESVESLLLIPSGIVQDHWPTSLKEFILTLKSLVYPREQADLKKVFPNFQPTSLNSVLAQGMNLKKKHEVEVLSDIVSSVASAVRADAVIDVGAGQGYLAQVLAFEHQLSVVAIDACSHHGKVTNARAERIKKHYMAQMRKFGSGNQRLNVPQTITCNIMSLETLKSLTTMSSHKGDVEQPKSIEQDLELGLAGRGSSLVLAGLHACGDLSVTMLKTLLECEEVRAVISIGCCYNLLSEEGFANARIQYGFPMSCGVKSVNLSLGKSSRDLACQSAERWKSLGKDAGLHNFELHAFRAAFQMVLHKYFPEVGISPSIGRQGKALRRKQQRKIIKSELQAEESTYSDLPQMACNMEEACSVTHSGESEAGNTSGVRSDVDALFTKMSLHTEPYWDLLVTSCCFRASLGNSYSSG, translated from the exons ATGGCGAAGCAGTGCAAGTATTCATGCGATACTGCAGCTGAAACCTTGGAATGGATTAAAGCCATTGCTGATTTCATTAAACCTTTCTCTTTCTTAATCAATGCTCACGTTGTCAATTTCTTCAAG GATAGGCTATGGGAAGCTGTTGATGAAGACTGGCTTCAATGTCTTAGTAATGAATCTGTTGAAAGTCTTCTCCTTATTCCTTCTGGAATTGTCCAG GATCATTGGCCTACTTCGCTTAAGGAGTTCATTCTTACTTTGAAATCTCTTGTTTATCCTCGCGAACAAGCGGACTTGAAAAAG GTATTTCCCAACTTTCAGCCAACATCACTGAATAGCGTTCTTGCTCAAGGGATGAACTTAAAGAAGAAACATGAG GTGGAAGTTCTTTCTGATATTGTTAGTTCTGTTGCGAGTGCTGTGAGAGCTGATGCAGTAATAGATGTTGGTGCTGGTCAG GGTTATCTTGCACAAGTCCTTGCCTTCGAGCACCAGCTTTCTGTAGTTGCGATAGATGCATGTTCCCATCATGGAAAGGTTACAAATGCACGTGCAGAGCGAATCAAGAAACATTACATGGCTCAGATGCGGAAATTTGG ATCAGGAAACCAGAGATTAAATGTGCCTCAAACAATTACATGTAACATAATGTCCCTAGAAACATTGAAATCCTTGACCACCATGTCGTCGCATAAAGGTGATGTTGAGCAGCCAAAATCGATTGAGCAAGATCTTGAACTTGGTTTGGCAGGCAGAGGGAGTTCCTTGGTTCTGGCTGGCCTTCATGCTTGTGGAGATCTCTCAGTAACAATGCTCAA GACCCTTTTAGAGTGTGAAGAAGTTAGAGCAGTTATTAGCATTGGCTGTTGCTACAACTTACTATCTGAAGAAGGGTTTGCAAATGCTCGAATTCAATATGGTTTTCCAATGAGTTGTGGTGTAAAAAGTGTTAACTTATCTCTTGGAAAAAGTTCTCGCGATCTTGCTTGTCAG AGTGCTGAAAGGTGGAAAAGTTTAGGAAAGGATGCCGGTCTCCACAATTTTGAGCTGCATGCTTTCCGTGCTGCTTTTCAAATG GTTTTGCATAaatatttccctgaagttggaATAAGTCCTTCAATTGGGCGCCAAGGGAAGGCTTTGCGCCGTAAGCAGCAAAGGAAGATAATTAAGTCTGAACTGCAAGCTGAAGAAAGTACTTATTCTGATCTGCCTCAGATGGCTTGTAATATGGAAGAGGCTTGCTCTGTCACACACAGTGGGGAATCTGAAGCAG GTAACACTTCAGGCGTAAGGTCGGATGTGGATGCCCTATTCACTAAAATGTCCTTGCATACTG AGCCTTATTGGGATTTACTGGTCACTTCGTGCTGCTTTCGGGCCTCTCTTGGAAACTCTTATTCTTCTGGATAG
- the LOC105792788 gene encoding uncharacterized protein LOC105792788 isoform X2 encodes MAKQCKYSCDTAAETLEWIKAIADFIKPFSFLINAHVVNFFKDRLWEAVDEDWLQCLSNESVESLLLIPSGIVQDHWPTSLKEFILTLKSLVYPREQADLKKVFPNFQPTSLNSVLAQGMNLKKKHEVEVLSDIVSSVASAVRADAVIDVGAGQGYLAQVLAFEHQLSVVAIDACSHHGKVTNARAERIKKHYMAQMRKFGSGNQRLNVPQTITCNIMSLETLKSLTTMSSHKGDVEQPKSIEQDLELGLAGRGSSLVLAGLHACGDLSVTMLKTLLECEEVRAVISIGCCYNLLSEEGFANARIQYGFPMSCGVKSVNLSLGKSSRDLACQSAERWKSLGKDAGLHNFELHAFRAAFQMVLHKYFPEVGISPSIGRQGKALRRKQQRKIIKSELQAEESTYSDLPQMACNMEEACSVTHSGESEAGNTSGVRSDVDALFTKMSLHTGSTCETTMSTYKYSLFEKFCQSGLCRLGLKPSDDINFLGIWKEVEPYVGKRIIAKC; translated from the exons ATGGCGAAGCAGTGCAAGTATTCATGCGATACTGCAGCTGAAACCTTGGAATGGATTAAAGCCATTGCTGATTTCATTAAACCTTTCTCTTTCTTAATCAATGCTCACGTTGTCAATTTCTTCAAG GATAGGCTATGGGAAGCTGTTGATGAAGACTGGCTTCAATGTCTTAGTAATGAATCTGTTGAAAGTCTTCTCCTTATTCCTTCTGGAATTGTCCAG GATCATTGGCCTACTTCGCTTAAGGAGTTCATTCTTACTTTGAAATCTCTTGTTTATCCTCGCGAACAAGCGGACTTGAAAAAG GTATTTCCCAACTTTCAGCCAACATCACTGAATAGCGTTCTTGCTCAAGGGATGAACTTAAAGAAGAAACATGAG GTGGAAGTTCTTTCTGATATTGTTAGTTCTGTTGCGAGTGCTGTGAGAGCTGATGCAGTAATAGATGTTGGTGCTGGTCAG GGTTATCTTGCACAAGTCCTTGCCTTCGAGCACCAGCTTTCTGTAGTTGCGATAGATGCATGTTCCCATCATGGAAAGGTTACAAATGCACGTGCAGAGCGAATCAAGAAACATTACATGGCTCAGATGCGGAAATTTGG ATCAGGAAACCAGAGATTAAATGTGCCTCAAACAATTACATGTAACATAATGTCCCTAGAAACATTGAAATCCTTGACCACCATGTCGTCGCATAAAGGTGATGTTGAGCAGCCAAAATCGATTGAGCAAGATCTTGAACTTGGTTTGGCAGGCAGAGGGAGTTCCTTGGTTCTGGCTGGCCTTCATGCTTGTGGAGATCTCTCAGTAACAATGCTCAA GACCCTTTTAGAGTGTGAAGAAGTTAGAGCAGTTATTAGCATTGGCTGTTGCTACAACTTACTATCTGAAGAAGGGTTTGCAAATGCTCGAATTCAATATGGTTTTCCAATGAGTTGTGGTGTAAAAAGTGTTAACTTATCTCTTGGAAAAAGTTCTCGCGATCTTGCTTGTCAG AGTGCTGAAAGGTGGAAAAGTTTAGGAAAGGATGCCGGTCTCCACAATTTTGAGCTGCATGCTTTCCGTGCTGCTTTTCAAATG GTTTTGCATAaatatttccctgaagttggaATAAGTCCTTCAATTGGGCGCCAAGGGAAGGCTTTGCGCCGTAAGCAGCAAAGGAAGATAATTAAGTCTGAACTGCAAGCTGAAGAAAGTACTTATTCTGATCTGCCTCAGATGGCTTGTAATATGGAAGAGGCTTGCTCTGTCACACACAGTGGGGAATCTGAAGCAG GTAACACTTCAGGCGTAAGGTCGGATGTGGATGCCCTATTCACTAAAATGTCCTTGCATACTGGTAGTACATGTGAAACGACTATGTCTACCTATAAGTATTCACTTTTCGAGAAATTTTGCCAGTCTGGATTATGTCGTCTCGGGCTTAAGCCTTCCGACGATATAAATTTCCTTGGCATTTGGAAGGAAGTTGAACCCTATGTC GGAAAGAGGATTATCGCAAAATGTTGA
- the LOC105792787 gene encoding GDSL esterase/lipase At3g48460, whose translation MVFRNHFHVIIAFIFISLPFSSIALHVVTPIKEFKILPSTDPSSSHFNSVNIKGHYSTKTNSNGCFNKIYAFGDSYTDTGNAQLLDSSKNLKKGQEKPNNGWLLIDFVRDALNISSLPPYKSVNANFSSGVNFAMAGATVFTEEFLSQHKINSTLMWKDGYHSFQTQIEWYNKFVSDIACKGKNNESCKADMENSLFWVGEIGIDDYVRALRSKVSLRWIKDMAMVHTSRLLATLLDSGAKYIVVEGLPPLGCYPFAKSSRHFVKDDMNCNAKINRVTKAHNHDLQDMLEGFRRRKGANVSISYADYFDAYKVITGNLNKFGFEDAFKACCGHHRNKILNFSFKILCGMSGAETCRHPDSYIHWDGIHLTEAMYRQLSEFFLHGNFCKPSFIHLIRVKKGLLRD comes from the exons ATGGTTTTTAGAAACCATTTTCATGTGATTATTGCTTTTATCTTCATATCTTTACCATTTTCCTCTATAGCTTTGCATGTTGTAACCCCaataaaagaattcaaaatCCTTCCTTCCACAGATCCCTCTTCCTCACATTTCAATTCTGTCAACATAAAAGGCCACTACAGCACTAAAACCAACTCTAATGGTTGCTTCAACAAGATTTACGCGTTCGGAGACTCATATACAGACACCGGAAATGCTCAATTGTTGGACAGTTCGAAAAATCTCAAAAAGGGTCAAGAAAAACCGAATAATGGTTGGTTGCTCATAGATTTCGTTCGTGATGCTCTTAATATATCTTCATTGCCACCGTATAAATCTGTTAACGCAAACTTTAGTTCGGGGGTGAACTTTGCGATGGCGGGGGCAACGGTTTTTACGGAGGAGTTTTTGAGTCAACATAAGATCAATAGCACCCTAATGTGGAAAGATGGTTACCATAGTTTTCAAACACAAATAGAATGGTACAACAAATTTGTTTCGGACATAGCTTGTAAGGGAAAAAACAATGAAAGTTGCAAGGCAGATATGGAGAATAGCCTCTTTTGGGTTGGAGAAATAGGCATTGATGACTATGTTCGTGCTTTACGCTCTAAAGTTTCATTACGGTGGATAAAAGATATGGCTATGGTTCACACCTCCAGACTCCTTGCG ACATTGTTGGATAGTGGTGCAAAATACATTGTAGTCGAAGGTCTACCACCATTAGGGTGCTATCCATTCGCCAAATCGTCCCGACATTTCGTGAAAGACGACATGAACTGCAACGCCAAAATCAACAGAGTAACAAAAGCCCACAACCACGACCTCCAAGACATGTTGGAAGGTTTTCGAAGAAGAAAAGGGGCAAACGTGTCGATTTCGTACGCCGATTACTTCGATGCATACAAGGTAATCACTGGAAACCTCAATAAATTTGGGTTCGAAGATGCATTCAAAGCATGTTGCGGTCATCACCGCAATAAAATTCTCAACTTTagcttcaaaattttatgtggaATGTCGGGTGCCGAAACTTGCCGACACCCAGATTCTTACATACATTGGGATGGGATTCATCTCACTGAAGCAATGTATCGGCAATTATCTGAGTTTTTCCTCCATGGTAACTTTTGCAAACCTTCTTTTATTCATCTAATTAGGGTAAAGAAAGGTCTACTTCGGGACTAA
- the LOC105792788 gene encoding uncharacterized protein LOC105792788 isoform X3, which translates to MAKQCKYSCDTAAETLEWIKAIADFIKPFSFLINAHVVNFFKDRLWEAVDEDWLQCLSNESVESLLLIPSGIVQDHWPTSLKEFILTLKSLVYPREQADLKKVFPNFQPTSLNSVLAQGMNLKKKHEVEVLSDIVSSVASAVRADAVIDVGAGQGYLAQVLAFEHQLSVVAIDACSHHGKVTNARAERIKKHYMAQMRKFGSGNQRLNVPQTITCNIMSLETLKSLTTMSSHKGDVEQPKSIEQDLELGLAGRGSSLVLAGLHACGDLSVTMLKTLLECEEVRAVISIGCCYNLLSEEGFANARIQYGFPMSCGVKSVNLSLGKSSRDLACQSAERWKSLGKDAGLHNFELHAFRAAFQMVLHKYFPEVGISPSIGRQGKALRRKQQRKIIKSELQAEESTYSDLPQMACNMEEACSVTHSGESEAGNTSGVRSDVDALFTKMSLHTGKEDYRKMLINCSMHECRALLGFTGHFVLLSGLSWKLLFFWIDYCFSRNKVMC; encoded by the exons ATGGCGAAGCAGTGCAAGTATTCATGCGATACTGCAGCTGAAACCTTGGAATGGATTAAAGCCATTGCTGATTTCATTAAACCTTTCTCTTTCTTAATCAATGCTCACGTTGTCAATTTCTTCAAG GATAGGCTATGGGAAGCTGTTGATGAAGACTGGCTTCAATGTCTTAGTAATGAATCTGTTGAAAGTCTTCTCCTTATTCCTTCTGGAATTGTCCAG GATCATTGGCCTACTTCGCTTAAGGAGTTCATTCTTACTTTGAAATCTCTTGTTTATCCTCGCGAACAAGCGGACTTGAAAAAG GTATTTCCCAACTTTCAGCCAACATCACTGAATAGCGTTCTTGCTCAAGGGATGAACTTAAAGAAGAAACATGAG GTGGAAGTTCTTTCTGATATTGTTAGTTCTGTTGCGAGTGCTGTGAGAGCTGATGCAGTAATAGATGTTGGTGCTGGTCAG GGTTATCTTGCACAAGTCCTTGCCTTCGAGCACCAGCTTTCTGTAGTTGCGATAGATGCATGTTCCCATCATGGAAAGGTTACAAATGCACGTGCAGAGCGAATCAAGAAACATTACATGGCTCAGATGCGGAAATTTGG ATCAGGAAACCAGAGATTAAATGTGCCTCAAACAATTACATGTAACATAATGTCCCTAGAAACATTGAAATCCTTGACCACCATGTCGTCGCATAAAGGTGATGTTGAGCAGCCAAAATCGATTGAGCAAGATCTTGAACTTGGTTTGGCAGGCAGAGGGAGTTCCTTGGTTCTGGCTGGCCTTCATGCTTGTGGAGATCTCTCAGTAACAATGCTCAA GACCCTTTTAGAGTGTGAAGAAGTTAGAGCAGTTATTAGCATTGGCTGTTGCTACAACTTACTATCTGAAGAAGGGTTTGCAAATGCTCGAATTCAATATGGTTTTCCAATGAGTTGTGGTGTAAAAAGTGTTAACTTATCTCTTGGAAAAAGTTCTCGCGATCTTGCTTGTCAG AGTGCTGAAAGGTGGAAAAGTTTAGGAAAGGATGCCGGTCTCCACAATTTTGAGCTGCATGCTTTCCGTGCTGCTTTTCAAATG GTTTTGCATAaatatttccctgaagttggaATAAGTCCTTCAATTGGGCGCCAAGGGAAGGCTTTGCGCCGTAAGCAGCAAAGGAAGATAATTAAGTCTGAACTGCAAGCTGAAGAAAGTACTTATTCTGATCTGCCTCAGATGGCTTGTAATATGGAAGAGGCTTGCTCTGTCACACACAGTGGGGAATCTGAAGCAG GTAACACTTCAGGCGTAAGGTCGGATGTGGATGCCCTATTCACTAAAATGTCCTTGCATACTG GGAAAGAGGATTATCGCAAAATGTTGATCAATTGTTCGATGCACGAATGCAGAGCCTTATTGGGATTTACTGGTCACTTCGTGCTGCTTTCGGGCCTCTCTTGGAAACTCTTATTCTTCTGGATAGATTATTGTTTCTCCAGGAACAAGGTGATGTGTTAG